The following proteins come from a genomic window of Flavobacterium crocinum:
- a CDS encoding YpdA family putative bacillithiol disulfide reductase — protein MTESKYDLIIVGGGPIGLACAIEAEKKNLKYLIIEKGAIVNSIFNYPLYMTFFSTAERLEIGDIPFNCLAPKPGRQEALEYYRNIHRYFKFNINLFEKVIDVKKDDNSIFQIKTDKQAYQSKNVIIATGFYDIPIEMNVLGENLPKVRHYYKEAHEYVFRKVLVVGANNSSVDAALECWRKGADVTMVIRKNEINSRVKYWVKPDIENRIEEGSIKAYFQSNITEIRENEVEIETPNGKITIENDFVLALTGYKPDLNFLEKMGIQLSDDELKIPVYNSETMETNVEGLFLAGVVCGGMQTHKWFIENSRIHANMILDYISSSK, from the coding sequence ATGACAGAATCAAAGTACGACCTTATAATAGTAGGTGGTGGTCCAATCGGACTAGCCTGCGCCATTGAAGCCGAAAAGAAAAATCTGAAGTATTTAATTATAGAAAAAGGTGCGATAGTAAACAGTATTTTTAACTACCCGCTTTATATGACCTTTTTTTCAACTGCCGAAAGATTGGAAATTGGAGATATTCCGTTTAATTGTCTGGCACCAAAGCCCGGGCGTCAGGAAGCTTTAGAATATTACAGAAATATACATCGTTATTTTAAATTCAATATCAATCTTTTTGAAAAAGTTATTGATGTAAAGAAAGATGATAATAGTATTTTTCAAATAAAAACAGACAAACAAGCATATCAATCTAAGAATGTTATAATTGCTACAGGTTTTTATGATATTCCGATTGAGATGAATGTTTTGGGAGAAAATCTGCCTAAAGTTCGTCATTATTACAAGGAAGCGCATGAATATGTTTTTAGAAAAGTTTTAGTTGTAGGAGCAAATAATTCTTCTGTAGATGCTGCACTGGAATGTTGGAGAAAAGGTGCAGATGTTACGATGGTGATTCGAAAAAACGAGATAAATAGCCGTGTAAAATATTGGGTAAAACCGGATATAGAAAACCGTATCGAAGAAGGAAGCATTAAAGCATACTTTCAGTCTAATATAACCGAAATTCGAGAAAACGAAGTTGAAATTGAAACGCCAAATGGTAAAATCACAATCGAAAATGATTTTGTTTTAGCTTTGACAGGTTATAAACCAGATTTGAATTTTCTTGAAAAAATGGGAATCCAGCTTTCTGATGATGAATTAAAAATTCCAGTTTATAATTCAGAAACGATGGAAACCAATGTTGAAGGCTTATTTCTTGCTGGCGTTGTCTGCGGCGGTATGCAGACACACAAATGGTTTATAGAAAATTCAAGAATCCACGCCAATATGATTCTAGATTACATAAGTAGCTCAAAGTAA
- a CDS encoding protein adenylyltransferase SelO, whose product MKSLKINNRFTAELPADPELTNEIRQVKNTLFSYVNPTKPSNPELIHASEEVAELVGISKEEIQSDEFLNVFSGKDILPETQPYAMCYAGHQFGNWAGQLGDGRAINLTEVENKNQFYTLQLKGAGKTPYSRTADGLAVLRSSIREYLCAEAMHYLGVPTTRSLSLILSGDQVLRDILYNGNPAYEKGAVVCRVAPSFIRFGSYEMLTARNELKNLKQFVEYTIKHYFPEITGEPKEQYIQFFQEVADTTRKMILHWQRVGFVHGVMNTDNMSIHGITIDYGPYGWLENYDPDWTPNTTDSQNRRYRFGNQPQVAQWNLFQLANALYPLVNEAAPLEKILDSFIIDFEEDYKIMFLSKLGIFTSSDTDNKIIKGLEEILQLSETDMTIFFRNLSQIKKEDSVEQAFEKIEYAFYLPQEIKDTILDAWQKWLSVYLKRLSSETLSDEERASKMNEINPKYVLRNYMAQLAIDTADKGDYSLVDELFQLLKNPYAEQPKSEKWFAKRPDWARTKVGCSMLSCSS is encoded by the coding sequence ATGAAAAGTTTAAAAATAAACAATCGATTTACAGCTGAATTACCTGCGGATCCGGAATTAACAAATGAAATTCGTCAGGTAAAAAACACTTTATTTTCGTATGTAAATCCAACAAAACCTTCTAATCCTGAACTAATACATGCTTCTGAAGAAGTTGCGGAATTAGTTGGGATTTCAAAAGAGGAAATTCAGTCAGATGAATTCCTAAATGTATTTTCAGGAAAAGATATTTTACCCGAAACACAACCTTATGCAATGTGTTATGCGGGACATCAGTTTGGAAATTGGGCGGGTCAACTCGGAGACGGTCGTGCGATTAATTTAACCGAAGTTGAAAATAAAAATCAGTTTTATACGCTGCAATTAAAAGGAGCTGGAAAAACGCCTTATTCCAGAACAGCAGATGGTTTAGCCGTTTTGCGTTCTTCTATTAGAGAATATTTGTGTGCAGAGGCCATGCATTATTTAGGTGTTCCCACTACGCGATCGCTTTCTTTGATTCTTTCGGGAGATCAGGTATTGCGTGATATTTTGTATAACGGAAATCCAGCTTATGAAAAAGGCGCGGTGGTTTGTCGTGTGGCTCCATCTTTCATACGTTTTGGAAGTTATGAAATGCTGACAGCCAGAAACGAACTTAAGAACCTAAAACAGTTTGTAGAATATACAATCAAACATTACTTTCCGGAAATTACAGGTGAACCGAAAGAACAATACATTCAATTCTTTCAAGAGGTAGCAGATACTACGCGTAAAATGATTTTGCATTGGCAAAGAGTTGGTTTTGTTCACGGAGTTATGAATACCGATAATATGTCTATTCACGGAATTACGATTGATTACGGCCCTTATGGCTGGTTAGAAAATTACGATCCGGATTGGACTCCCAATACAACAGACAGTCAAAACAGAAGATACCGATTCGGAAATCAGCCGCAAGTTGCGCAGTGGAATTTATTTCAATTAGCAAATGCACTCTATCCTCTTGTTAATGAAGCAGCACCTTTAGAAAAGATTCTGGATTCATTTATAATTGATTTTGAAGAAGATTACAAAATTATGTTTTTAAGCAAATTAGGAATATTTACTTCAAGCGATACTGATAATAAAATCATAAAAGGGTTAGAGGAAATTTTACAATTATCAGAAACCGATATGACTATATTTTTTAGAAATCTTAGTCAAATTAAAAAAGAAGATTCTGTAGAACAAGCATTTGAAAAGATCGAGTACGCATTTTATTTGCCACAGGAAATAAAAGATACAATTTTGGACGCATGGCAGAAATGGCTTTCTGTTTATCTAAAAAGATTGAGTAGTGAAACACTTTCTGATGAAGAACGTGCTTCAAAAATGAATGAAATAAATCCTAAATATGTGCTCAGAAATTATATGGCACAATTGGCAATAGATACTGCAGATAAAGGAGATTATTCTTTAGTAGATGAATTATTTCAGCTTTTAAAAAATCCTTATGCCGAACAGCCGAAATCGGAAAAATGGTTTGCCAAACGTCCGGATTGGGCCAGAACAAAAGTTGGCTGTTCAATGCTTTCTTGCAGTTCTTAA
- the msrA gene encoding peptide-methionine (S)-S-oxide reductase MsrA — protein sequence MGNLSVATFGGGCFWCIEAVIQRLKGIESIKSGYSDGFIKNPAYREVCTGRTGHAEVIQVTYNPDIISYHDLIFIFMTSHDPTTLNRQGGDSGTQYRSIILYHNEEQKEIAEKVFEEVQPAYADPIVTQLKPFEVFYEAEDYHQNYYNENQEAGYCQVVIDPKIQKLKKMYADMLIS from the coding sequence ATGGGAAATTTATCAGTAGCCACCTTTGGTGGTGGTTGTTTTTGGTGTATAGAAGCTGTAATTCAGCGTTTAAAAGGAATAGAATCAATAAAATCAGGTTATTCGGATGGATTTATTAAAAACCCTGCTTATCGTGAAGTTTGTACTGGGAGAACCGGACATGCAGAAGTTATTCAGGTCACTTATAATCCTGACATAATTTCATATCATGACTTAATTTTCATTTTCATGACAAGCCATGACCCAACAACTTTAAATCGTCAGGGCGGTGATAGCGGAACGCAGTATCGTTCTATCATTTTATATCATAATGAAGAACAAAAAGAAATTGCAGAAAAAGTATTTGAGGAAGTACAACCAGCTTACGCAGATCCAATTGTTACTCAATTAAAGCCATTTGAAGTATTTTACGAAGCAGAAGATTATCATCAAAATTATTACAATGAAAATCAGGAAGCTGGATATTGCCAAGTAGTAATTGATCCGAAAATTCAAAAACTAAAAAAAATGTACGCTGATATGTTAATTAGCTAA
- a CDS encoding aminotransferase class V-fold PLP-dependent enzyme encodes MNSKNSTITLETYFQEFRQNIVGINQEFTSPYGRKSIVYTDWTASGRLYRPIEEKLLNDFGPFVANTHTETTVSGTAMTKAYHHARHIIKRHANANNDDVLITDGTGMTGVINKFQRILGLKVPENLKSFTNVPAEKKPIVFISHMEHHSNQTSWLETIADVEIIPSCEKGLFNLENLEVLLEKYTDRTIKIASITACSNVTGLRTPFHEAAKLMHQYNGVCFVDFACSGPYVEVDMHPADPEAYLDAVFMSPHKFLGGPGTSGVLIFNKKLYNNMIPDCPGGGTVSWTNPWGEHKYIDNIEDREDGGTPGFLQVIKTALAIELKEEMGIENIMQREHEIVDYVFSELEPIENIKILAGQHKERLGVISFFIDDLHFNLGVKILNDRFGIQTRGGCSCAGTYGHYLLHVDQETSNKLVNEITIGDLIKKPGWIRMSIHPTTTDKEIAFVCQSIKELAANHKEWALDYSYDKNRNEFIHKNATSFEDELVESWFKS; translated from the coding sequence ATGAATAGCAAAAATAGTACCATCACCCTTGAAACTTATTTTCAGGAATTTAGACAGAATATTGTCGGCATAAATCAGGAATTTACGTCACCTTATGGCAGAAAATCAATCGTTTATACTGACTGGACTGCCAGCGGAAGATTATATCGTCCTATTGAAGAAAAATTATTGAATGATTTCGGTCCTTTTGTAGCCAATACACATACTGAAACTACTGTTTCCGGTACTGCCATGACAAAAGCCTATCATCATGCCAGACATATTATTAAACGTCATGCGAATGCAAATAATGATGATGTCCTGATTACAGATGGAACGGGAATGACTGGAGTTATCAATAAATTTCAGCGTATTTTGGGCTTGAAAGTTCCTGAGAATTTAAAAAGTTTTACGAATGTCCCAGCAGAAAAGAAACCAATTGTTTTTATTTCTCATATGGAGCATCATTCTAACCAAACTTCATGGCTGGAAACTATTGCTGATGTTGAAATTATTCCGTCTTGTGAAAAAGGACTTTTTAATTTAGAAAATCTTGAAGTTTTATTAGAAAAATATACTGATAGAACGATTAAAATTGCTTCGATTACAGCTTGTTCTAATGTAACAGGATTAAGAACACCTTTTCATGAAGCTGCAAAATTAATGCACCAATATAACGGGGTTTGTTTTGTAGATTTTGCTTGTTCCGGGCCTTATGTAGAAGTAGATATGCACCCTGCTGATCCTGAAGCATATTTGGACGCAGTTTTCATGTCTCCGCATAAATTTTTAGGCGGCCCTGGAACTTCTGGTGTGTTAATTTTCAATAAAAAATTATACAATAATATGATTCCGGATTGTCCTGGTGGTGGAACTGTAAGCTGGACAAATCCTTGGGGAGAACATAAATATATTGACAACATTGAAGATCGTGAAGACGGGGGAACTCCCGGTTTTCTTCAGGTTATTAAGACAGCTTTGGCTATTGAACTTAAAGAAGAAATGGGAATCGAAAACATTATGCAACGCGAGCACGAAATCGTTGATTATGTTTTTAGTGAATTAGAACCTATTGAAAATATCAAGATTTTAGCAGGACAACATAAAGAACGTCTTGGAGTAATTTCGTTTTTTATTGATGATCTTCATTTTAATTTAGGTGTAAAAATCTTAAATGATCGTTTTGGAATCCAGACCAGAGGAGGATGTAGTTGTGCGGGAACTTACGGTCATTATTTATTGCATGTTGATCAGGAGACTTCTAATAAATTGGTTAACGAAATTACAATTGGTGATTTAATCAAAAAACCGGGATGGATTAGAATGTCAATTCACCCGACAACTACTGATAAAGAAATTGCTTTTGTTTGTCAAAGCATTAAAGAACTGGCAGCAAATCATAAAGAATGGGCTTTGGATTATTCTTATGATAAAAACAGAAACGAGTTTATTCATAAAAATGCTACTTCTTTTGAAGATGAATTGGTGGAAAGCTGGTTTAAATCTTAA
- a CDS encoding APC family permease, which yields MKEIVHKKLNQLQATAICGNDISSSCLYVSALTILYAGQYAWISLLIVAVVLFLFRKIYGEVVGAIPLNGGAYNVLLNTSTKRLASIAATLTVLSYMATAVISASEGMHYLHGIFEGLNVTIATVIVLVLFTGLAILGIGESAFVAVIIFLTHIGTLTLLVLASIWFVLTHGLETFHINWHTPIAYESIKTALFLGFSAAMLGISGFESSANFVEEQEHGVFPKTLRNMWGIVSFFNPFIAILLISVIPLTEVGENKESLLAHLGQTTGGAWLAWLISIDAVMVLCGAVLTSFVGVSGLLNRMTLDRILPNYFLKTNKRGAHYRIVISFLILCISVLFATSGHLESLAGVYTFSFLAVMALFGIGNLLLKYKRKKLPRPERARGIAVLAAVSFVIAAFIGNMELNINSFYTFLQYMIPALLFIGIMLNRVMLIKLLIEALEYFYLPLRKMVIVSNRYLQNLSTQINSQEFVFFTKGDDITILNKVLQYVEDNETTKKLKIVHVKNDSTNNEALKKDLEVLDRAYDGLDIEYLEIQGVFGPEIIDELSQKWKIPKNFMFIGSPGNKFSYRVSDLGGVRLIM from the coding sequence ATGAAAGAAATTGTACACAAAAAATTAAATCAATTGCAGGCCACTGCTATTTGCGGTAATGATATTAGTTCTTCCTGCCTTTATGTATCTGCTTTGACAATATTGTATGCAGGACAATATGCCTGGATTTCGCTGCTGATTGTAGCTGTTGTATTATTTCTTTTCAGAAAAATTTACGGAGAAGTTGTTGGTGCAATTCCATTAAATGGTGGTGCCTACAATGTTCTGTTAAATACATCAACAAAACGATTAGCTTCAATTGCTGCTACCCTGACGGTCTTATCCTATATGGCAACGGCAGTTATTTCGGCATCAGAAGGAATGCACTATTTGCATGGAATTTTTGAAGGACTCAATGTTACTATTGCAACTGTTATTGTATTAGTTTTATTTACTGGCTTAGCTATTCTAGGAATTGGAGAATCTGCATTTGTAGCCGTTATAATTTTCCTGACACATATTGGAACGTTAACCTTGTTAGTTTTAGCTTCCATTTGGTTTGTTTTAACTCATGGTTTAGAAACTTTTCACATCAACTGGCACACTCCTATTGCATACGAAAGTATCAAAACGGCACTTTTTCTAGGATTCTCAGCAGCGATGTTAGGAATCTCAGGTTTTGAAAGTTCTGCCAATTTTGTAGAAGAACAAGAACACGGAGTTTTTCCTAAAACACTTCGAAATATGTGGGGAATTGTCAGTTTCTTTAATCCGTTTATTGCCATATTATTAATCAGCGTAATTCCGTTAACAGAAGTTGGAGAAAACAAAGAATCCCTTTTAGCGCATTTAGGACAAACTACCGGCGGAGCCTGGCTTGCCTGGCTGATCTCTATTGATGCCGTTATGGTACTCTGTGGGGCGGTTTTAACCTCATTTGTTGGTGTTTCCGGACTTTTAAACCGAATGACATTAGATCGGATTCTCCCAAATTATTTCCTAAAGACAAATAAAAGAGGCGCACATTACAGAATAGTAATCAGTTTTTTAATCCTTTGTATTTCTGTTCTTTTTGCTACGAGTGGGCATTTAGAATCTTTGGCAGGAGTTTATACTTTTTCATTTCTTGCTGTTATGGCTTTATTTGGAATTGGGAATTTACTCTTGAAATATAAACGAAAAAAACTTCCAAGACCGGAACGTGCTCGCGGTATAGCAGTTTTGGCAGCCGTAAGTTTTGTAATTGCAGCCTTTATAGGAAATATGGAACTTAATATTAATTCATTCTACACTTTTCTGCAATATATGATTCCGGCACTACTATTTATCGGAATCATGCTTAATCGCGTTATGCTGATTAAATTGTTAATTGAAGCCTTAGAGTATTTCTACCTGCCGCTTAGAAAAATGGTTATTGTAAGCAATCGCTATCTTCAGAATTTAAGCACGCAAATTAACTCACAGGAATTTGTATTTTTTACCAAAGGTGATGATATTACGATTTTGAACAAAGTTTTGCAGTATGTCGAAGACAATGAAACAACCAAAAAACTAAAAATTGTTCATGTCAAAAACGACTCCACTAATAATGAAGCGCTTAAAAAAGACCTTGAAGTTCTAGACCGAGCTTATGACGGACTCGACATAGAATACTTAGAAATTCAAGGAGTTTTTGGCCCTGAAATAATCGACGAACTTTCCCAGAAATGGAAAATTCCAAAAAACTTTATGTTTATAGGTTCTCCCGGAAATAAGTTTTCCTATCGCGTTTCAGATCTTGGCGGAGTAAGATTAATTATGTAA
- a CDS encoding nuclear transport factor 2 family protein: MNLNEILITKFYTAFANADAKTMSECYHPKVHFIDPAFGLLKEDQVSKMWEMLLSKSKGNLKIEFSNVKADDSTGSANWVATYNFSKTNRKVINKIRAEFVFQDGLIIKHTDNFDVWKWSKQAFGPTGYLLGWTGFFQKKVQKQALLSLQKFQESK, translated from the coding sequence ATGAATTTAAACGAAATCCTAATAACAAAATTCTATACCGCTTTTGCAAATGCCGATGCTAAGACAATGAGTGAATGTTATCATCCCAAAGTTCACTTTATCGATCCAGCATTTGGTTTACTTAAAGAAGATCAGGTTTCAAAAATGTGGGAAATGTTACTTTCAAAAAGTAAAGGAAACTTAAAAATTGAATTTTCAAACGTAAAAGCCGATGATTCAACTGGTTCTGCCAATTGGGTTGCTACCTACAATTTCAGTAAAACAAATAGAAAAGTTATCAATAAAATCAGAGCCGAATTTGTTTTTCAGGACGGATTAATCATCAAACACACTGATAACTTTGATGTTTGGAAATGGTCCAAACAAGCTTTTGGTCCAACAGGATATTTACTTGGCTGGACAGGTTTCTTTCAGAAAAAAGTACAGAAACAAGCTTTATTATCACTGCAAAAATTTCAGGAATCAAAATAA
- a CDS encoding peptidoglycan DD-metalloendopeptidase family protein — translation MRPLTSILNALPPTKIIDETICISEYTPINLSVSNKELTDAKLETSDDFEKYITNYLERKNAKVAFGGYIEGRSLYQRSSIFLNESKPERNIHIGLDLWTNAGTAVLSALDGKVHSFKNNIGLGDYGPTIILEHEVENQKFYTLYGHLSLESIENLTIGDYFKKGEKIATLGKASVNGDYAPHVHFQIIHNIENYLGDYPGVCNTKDLNFYIENCPDPNLLLKIT, via the coding sequence ATGAGACCCCTTACCTCCATTTTAAACGCCTTACCACCTACTAAAATTATTGATGAAACAATTTGTATTTCAGAATATACACCTATTAATCTCTCCGTTTCAAACAAGGAATTAACCGATGCAAAACTGGAGACATCAGATGATTTTGAAAAATATATTACAAATTATCTGGAAAGAAAAAATGCCAAAGTTGCTTTTGGAGGTTATATAGAAGGACGTTCTTTATATCAGAGAAGTTCCATTTTCCTGAATGAATCAAAACCGGAACGAAATATTCATATTGGTTTAGATTTATGGACAAATGCGGGAACAGCTGTACTTTCAGCACTGGATGGGAAAGTTCATAGTTTTAAAAACAACATTGGATTGGGAGATTATGGTCCGACTATAATTTTGGAACACGAAGTAGAAAATCAAAAATTTTATACTTTATACGGACATTTGTCGTTAGAAAGTATAGAAAACTTAACGATCGGAGACTATTTCAAAAAAGGCGAAAAGATTGCGACCTTAGGAAAAGCCTCAGTAAATGGAGATTATGCACCGCATGTCCATTTTCAAATCATACACAATATTGAAAATTACTTAGGAGATTATCCTGGTGTCTGCAATACAAAAGACCTAAATTTTTATATCGAAAATTGTCCCGATCCTAACTTATTATTAAAAATTACTTAA
- a CDS encoding spermidine synthase, translating into MIRKFFSYIIPIKIFKKKSARSKMIEVTWANGELVLDTQNTNYSYGSLQRILRYGLRNIGYENILKMDHILLLGVAGGSVVKTLVDEIEYKEKITGVEIDPEMIQIANQYFNLNQIKQLEVVIDDAFEFVLKTKDKYNLIIIDIFEDTHMPNFLFEKFFLDRICVLLKDNGYVLFNTMILDEAHNVRNRKYISEVNSELFITKMLPRIETHNEIIIINKVA; encoded by the coding sequence ATGATTCGAAAATTTTTCAGTTACATTATTCCCATAAAAATATTTAAAAAGAAATCGGCAAGAAGCAAAATGATCGAAGTTACGTGGGCAAATGGCGAACTGGTTTTAGATACTCAAAACACTAATTATTCCTATGGAAGTTTACAGCGCATATTAAGGTACGGACTTCGAAATATTGGTTACGAGAATATTCTCAAAATGGATCATATTCTATTATTAGGAGTTGCCGGTGGAAGCGTTGTAAAAACATTAGTAGATGAAATTGAATACAAAGAAAAAATAACTGGTGTTGAGATCGATCCCGAAATGATCCAGATTGCAAATCAGTATTTCAACCTGAATCAGATTAAACAATTGGAAGTGGTTATTGATGATGCTTTTGAATTTGTTCTAAAAACAAAAGACAAATACAACCTTATTATTATTGACATTTTTGAAGACACACACATGCCTAACTTTTTGTTCGAAAAATTTTTTCTGGATAGAATCTGCGTCCTATTAAAAGATAATGGTTATGTTTTATTCAATACCATGATTTTGGATGAAGCACATAATGTTAGAAATCGAAAATATATTTCTGAAGTAAATTCAGAACTGTTTATTACTAAAATGTTACCACGAATTGAAACACACAACGAAATAATAATTATAAATAAAGTAGCCTAA
- a CDS encoding 1-acyl-sn-glycerol-3-phosphate acyltransferase — protein MKKLLYKFIFYKLMDWKIVGLENAEVKKCILVVMPHTSNHDFYIGLFTRGISGLQMNFVAKKELFRFPFGFYFRNVGGEPLDRSGGLNKVDAIAAIFERKEVFRLAVAPEGTRKKMNEIKTGFYFIALKAKVPILPVAFDWGKKEVNLGEPFYPTGNYEADYQILKKHYNGVLGKIPENGIKL, from the coding sequence ATGAAAAAACTATTATACAAATTCATCTTTTATAAGCTAATGGACTGGAAGATAGTGGGACTGGAAAATGCTGAAGTAAAAAAATGTATACTAGTAGTAATGCCACATACGAGTAATCATGACTTTTATATAGGACTTTTTACTCGTGGAATATCCGGATTGCAGATGAATTTCGTCGCGAAAAAGGAATTATTCCGATTTCCGTTCGGTTTTTATTTTAGAAATGTTGGTGGAGAACCTTTAGATCGTTCCGGCGGATTAAATAAAGTAGATGCTATTGCTGCAATCTTTGAAAGAAAAGAAGTTTTTCGTCTTGCCGTTGCCCCAGAGGGAACCAGAAAAAAAATGAATGAAATCAAAACCGGATTTTATTTTATAGCGCTTAAAGCGAAAGTGCCAATTCTTCCAGTAGCTTTTGACTGGGGCAAAAAAGAAGTAAATCTGGGAGAGCCATTTTATCCAACTGGAAATTATGAAGCCGATTACCAAATCCTGAAAAAACATTATAATGGAGTTTTGGGTAAAATTCCAGAAAATGGAATTAAACTGTAA
- a CDS encoding M14 family metallopeptidase codes for MNLENLFIQYKEQSISGRYLTLDHIQPILDRLNTNNQVQIIGKSVLGEPIYSYQIGTGPTRVYLWSQMHGNESTTTKASFDFINLLNDDIDFAKRMLDTFTFYWIPILNPDGARLYTRANANEIDLNRDSQDLTQPESNILRKVFEDFKPHYCFNLHDQRTIFGAGTEGKPATVSFLAPSYNEEREVNENRQKAINIIAGINKVLQEYIPGQVGRFDDSFNINCIGDTFQYLGVPTILFEAGHYPGDYDREITRKYIFFALILSFQIISENDLVNNRIGEYLNISQNNVVFYDFMYKNVKINYDGIEIITNFVAQYKEELIENKIHFNAYIAEVGELENYFGHYEYDAKGEEYSDDFSSFPKVGQKANFYLNKNVKFVNGLIKS; via the coding sequence ATGAATTTAGAAAATCTTTTTATACAATACAAAGAGCAGAGTATATCTGGGAGATATTTGACGTTAGATCATATTCAGCCCATTTTAGATAGATTAAATACCAATAATCAAGTACAAATAATTGGAAAGTCCGTTTTAGGCGAACCTATTTATAGTTATCAAATTGGTACGGGGCCAACACGAGTGTATTTATGGTCTCAAATGCATGGGAATGAAAGCACTACTACAAAAGCATCATTTGATTTTATCAATTTATTGAATGATGATATTGATTTTGCCAAAAGAATGCTCGACACGTTTACTTTTTATTGGATTCCGATATTAAATCCGGATGGTGCAAGATTATATACGAGAGCAAATGCTAATGAAATTGACTTAAATCGCGACTCACAAGACCTGACTCAGCCGGAAAGTAATATTTTGCGTAAAGTATTTGAAGACTTTAAACCTCATTACTGTTTTAACCTTCATGATCAGCGTACCATTTTTGGAGCAGGAACCGAAGGAAAACCAGCAACAGTTTCTTTTTTAGCGCCTTCCTATAATGAAGAAAGAGAAGTAAATGAGAACAGACAAAAAGCCATAAATATCATCGCAGGGATCAACAAAGTACTTCAGGAATATATTCCAGGACAGGTCGGACGTTTTGATGACTCCTTTAATATTAATTGTATTGGAGACACTTTTCAATATTTAGGAGTTCCAACGATCTTATTTGAAGCAGGACATTATCCGGGCGATTACGACAGAGAAATTACACGTAAATACATATTTTTCGCGTTAATTTTAAGCTTCCAGATCATTTCCGAAAACGATTTAGTAAATAATCGAATTGGTGAATATTTGAATATTTCACAAAATAACGTGGTTTTTTATGATTTTATGTATAAAAATGTCAAAATAAATTATGATGGTATCGAAATTATTACGAATTTTGTCGCACAATACAAAGAAGAATTAATCGAAAATAAGATTCATTTTAATGCTTACATCGCTGAAGTAGGTGAACTGGAAAATTATTTTGGGCATTATGAATATGACGCAAAAGGCGAAGAATATTCGGATGATTTTTCCAGTTTTCCAAAAGTGGGTCAAAAAGCAAATTTTTATTTAAATAAAAATGTTAAATTTGTTAACGGATTAATAAAAAGTTAA
- a CDS encoding Lrp/AsnC family transcriptional regulator, translating into MSKFRLDEVDHQILDMLIDNTRVPFTDIAKKLLISAGTVHVRVKKMEDAGIIMGSSLALDYDKLGYSFIAYVGVFLNNTSQTKFVLERINQIPFVTVASVTTGKFNIFCKIRAKDTKHAKEVIFMIDDIDGVYRTETMISLEESINDKKRLMHTIFKNM; encoded by the coding sequence ATGAGTAAATTTCGTTTAGATGAAGTAGATCACCAGATTTTAGATATGTTAATAGACAATACGAGAGTTCCGTTTACTGACATTGCAAAAAAATTATTGATATCTGCTGGAACAGTACATGTTAGAGTAAAAAAGATGGAAGACGCAGGTATTATCATGGGGTCTTCTTTAGCTTTAGATTACGATAAATTAGGGTATTCTTTTATTGCTTATGTGGGTGTATTTCTAAATAATACCTCTCAGACAAAATTTGTATTAGAACGAATTAACCAAATTCCATTCGTGACTGTAGCTTCTGTAACTACAGGAAAATTCAATATTTTTTGCAAAATTAGAGCAAAAGATACTAAGCACGCAAAAGAGGTTATCTTCATGATTGATGATATCGATGGTGTTTACAGAACTGAAACTATGATTTCTTTAGAGGAAAGTATAAACGATAAGAAGCGTTTGATGCATACTATTTTCAAAAATATGTAA